A stretch of the Dechloromonas sp. TW-R-39-2 genome encodes the following:
- a CDS encoding 2-oxoglutarate dehydrogenase E1 component codes for MTTMNHLFDSTMFFGGNAPFVEELYETYLDNPTAVPDEWRDYFDRLAQMPGFVARDVAHAPVIAAFAELGKDGGFRPAATSSASDNKKQSAVGQLVTAYRSIGTRWADLDPLKRLARPKIEELELSFYGFTDSDLNQKFSTGSLKGVPETASLGDIMETLKQTYCGSVGVEYMYMSEYSEKRWLQERLETIRSRPSYSADQKKRLLERLTAAETLERYLHTKYVGQKRFSLEGGESLIVAMDETIRSGGNCGIDEIVIGMAHRGRLNVLVNTLGKAPSMLFSEFEGKKKSDLSAGDVKYHMGFSSDVSTPQGPCHLTLAFNPSHLEIVNPVVEGSVYARQVRRGEGSKSKVLPVIIHGDSAVAGQGVNQEMINFAQTRGYGTGGTLHIVVNNQIGFTTSDPRDYRSGHYCTDIFKMADAPIFHVNGDDPEAVALVTQIAVEFRQQFKKDVVIDIVCFRKLGHNEQDEPMVTQPLMYKKIAQHPGTRKVYGDKLIAEGVLPADGPDQMIKEYREHLDKGELLYNPVLAGYKHPNMIDWTPFLTKTYIENCDTKVPAKELKRLAERLTTLPEGFTLHSRVKKIVEDRAAMGDGKLPVDWGMAENLAYASLLVSGYGVRISGEDVGRGTFFHRHAAFHDQNRENWDVGTFHPLKNLQEKQAGFQCYDSVLSEEAVLAFDYGYATANPYELVVWEGQFGDFANGAQVVIDQFIASGEAKWGRACGLVMLLPHGYEGQGPEHSSARLERYMQACAEMNMEVCVPSNASQVFHMLRRQAVRMQRKPLIVMTPKSLLRHKDAACSLDELANGEFKQVIGEIDDLDAKKVTRVVLCSGKVYYDLLAARREKKIANIAIVRVEQLYPFPKDHLEKELAKYPKATEIVWCQEEPRNQGAWYWIASRHHLDTQISGKQKMLLVSRPASSSPAVGYLAKHNEQQKALIESALGKIEY; via the coding sequence ATGACTACGATGAATCACCTGTTCGACAGCACGATGTTCTTCGGCGGCAATGCGCCGTTTGTTGAAGAGCTGTACGAAACCTATCTTGATAATCCGACTGCCGTGCCTGATGAATGGCGCGACTACTTTGATCGCCTGGCCCAGATGCCAGGCTTTGTTGCTCGTGATGTGGCGCATGCGCCTGTCATCGCCGCCTTTGCCGAGCTGGGCAAGGATGGCGGTTTCCGTCCGGCCGCAACGAGCAGTGCCAGCGACAACAAGAAGCAATCTGCAGTAGGTCAGCTGGTTACGGCCTACCGTTCAATCGGAACTCGCTGGGCCGATCTTGACCCGCTCAAGCGCCTGGCCCGGCCGAAGATCGAAGAACTCGAACTTTCGTTTTATGGCTTTACCGATTCCGATCTCAACCAGAAATTCAGCACCGGCTCACTGAAGGGCGTGCCTGAAACAGCTTCTCTGGGCGACATCATGGAAACGCTGAAACAGACCTATTGTGGTTCTGTCGGCGTTGAATACATGTACATGAGCGAGTACAGCGAAAAACGCTGGCTCCAGGAACGTCTCGAAACCATCCGCTCGCGTCCTTCCTACTCTGCTGATCAGAAAAAGCGTCTGCTGGAGCGGTTGACCGCAGCAGAGACGCTTGAGCGTTACCTGCATACCAAGTATGTCGGTCAGAAGCGTTTCTCCCTCGAAGGCGGCGAGTCGTTGATCGTGGCGATGGATGAAACTATTCGTTCCGGCGGCAACTGCGGCATCGATGAAATCGTTATCGGCATGGCCCACCGCGGTCGTCTGAACGTGCTGGTCAACACGCTGGGCAAGGCACCGTCCATGCTGTTCTCCGAATTTGAAGGCAAGAAAAAGAGCGATCTTTCGGCCGGCGACGTTAAGTACCACATGGGCTTCTCGTCCGACGTGTCGACGCCGCAAGGTCCTTGCCACCTGACGCTGGCTTTCAACCCGTCGCACCTCGAAATCGTCAACCCGGTGGTTGAAGGTTCGGTCTATGCACGTCAGGTTCGTCGTGGCGAAGGCAGCAAGTCCAAGGTTCTCCCGGTTATCATCCACGGCGACTCCGCTGTTGCCGGCCAGGGTGTGAACCAGGAAATGATCAACTTCGCGCAAACCCGCGGCTACGGCACGGGCGGCACGCTGCATATCGTTGTGAACAACCAGATCGGCTTCACGACCAGCGACCCGCGCGACTATCGTTCCGGCCACTACTGTACCGACATCTTCAAGATGGCCGATGCACCGATCTTCCACGTCAATGGTGACGATCCGGAAGCCGTTGCGCTGGTTACCCAGATTGCGGTCGAATTCCGTCAGCAGTTCAAGAAGGATGTCGTGATCGACATCGTCTGCTTCCGCAAGCTCGGCCACAACGAGCAGGACGAGCCGATGGTCACCCAGCCGTTGATGTACAAGAAAATTGCACAGCACCCGGGTACCCGCAAGGTTTACGGCGACAAGCTGATCGCCGAAGGTGTTCTGCCGGCCGATGGTCCGGATCAGATGATCAAGGAATATCGCGAACATCTTGATAAGGGCGAACTGCTGTACAACCCGGTTCTGGCTGGCTACAAGCACCCGAACATGATTGACTGGACGCCGTTCCTGACCAAGACCTATATCGAAAATTGCGATACCAAGGTTCCGGCCAAGGAATTGAAGCGTCTGGCCGAGCGTCTGACCACGCTGCCGGAAGGTTTCACGCTGCATTCCCGTGTCAAGAAGATCGTTGAAGATCGTGCGGCAATGGGTGATGGCAAGCTGCCAGTCGACTGGGGCATGGCTGAAAATCTGGCCTATGCATCGCTGCTGGTTTCCGGCTACGGCGTTCGCATTTCCGGTGAAGACGTCGGTCGCGGTACCTTCTTCCACCGCCATGCAGCTTTCCACGACCAGAATCGTGAAAACTGGGATGTCGGCACTTTCCATCCGCTGAAAAACCTGCAGGAAAAGCAGGCCGGCTTCCAGTGCTACGACTCTGTGCTGTCCGAAGAAGCGGTTCTCGCCTTCGACTACGGCTACGCTACGGCCAACCCGTACGAACTCGTGGTCTGGGAAGGTCAGTTCGGCGACTTCGCCAACGGTGCCCAGGTCGTGATCGACCAGTTCATCGCTTCCGGCGAAGCCAAGTGGGGTCGCGCCTGTGGTCTGGTCATGCTGCTGCCGCATGGTTACGAAGGTCAGGGTCCGGAGCACTCTTCCGCCCGCCTCGAACGCTACATGCAGGCTTGTGCCGAAATGAACATGGAAGTTTGCGTACCGTCCAACGCATCCCAGGTTTTCCACATGCTGCGCCGTCAGGCCGTTCGCATGCAGCGCAAGCCGTTGATCGTCATGACACCGAAGTCCCTGCTTCGCCACAAGGATGCAGCCTGTTCGCTCGACGAACTGGCCAATGGCGAATTCAAGCAGGTCATTGGTGAAATCGACGACCTCGATGCCAAAAAAGTTACCCGTGTTGTCCTGTGTTCCGGCAAGGTCTACTACGACCTGCTGGCCGCCCGTCGCGAGAAGAAAATCGCCAACATTGCCATCGTCCGCGTTGAGCAGCTCTACCCCTTCCCGAAGGATCATCTCGAGAAGGAACTGGCCAAGTACCCGAAGGCGACCGAAATCGTCTGGTGCCAGGAAGAGCCGCGTAACCAGGGCGCCTGGTACTGGATTGCTTCGCGCCACCATCTGGATACCCAGATCAGTGGCAAGCAGAAGATGCTGCTGGTCTCGCGTCCGGCATCGTCCTCGCCTGCAGTGGGCTATCTGGCCAAGCACAACGAGCAACAAAAAGCACTGATCGAGTCCGCACTGGGCAAGATCGAGTACTAA
- the odhB gene encoding 2-oxoglutarate dehydrogenase complex dihydrolipoyllysine-residue succinyltransferase produces the protein MSIIEVQVPQLSESVAEGTLASWKKKIGEAVARDEILIDIETDKVVLEVPSPAAGVLVEIVKGDGETVVSGELIARIDTEAKAGAAAPAAEAPKAAAAAPAPVAAAAAPAGTASPSARKILDEKGVAAADVAGSGRGGRVTKEDAVAAAPKAGPVAAPAAAKAAMPTPPVAVALGDRTEQRVPMSRLRARIAERLLQSQQTNAILTTFNEVNMGPMMALRKQYGEKFEKAHGVRLGFMGFFVKAACAALQKFPVLNASVDGNDIVYHGYIDIGIAVGSPRGLVVPIIRNADQMSIAEIEKKIAEFGAKAKDGKLSIEDLTGGTFSISNGGIFGSMMSTPIINPPQSAILGIHATKDRAMVENGQVVVRPMNYLAMSYDHRIIDGREAVLGLVTMKEALEDPSRLLLGV, from the coding sequence ATGAGCATTATTGAAGTCCAAGTTCCCCAGCTTTCCGAGTCCGTTGCCGAAGGCACCCTCGCATCCTGGAAAAAGAAAATCGGCGAAGCCGTTGCTCGCGACGAAATCCTGATTGATATCGAAACCGACAAGGTCGTTCTGGAAGTGCCATCCCCGGCTGCCGGCGTGCTGGTCGAGATCGTCAAGGGCGACGGTGAAACCGTTGTCTCCGGCGAACTGATCGCCCGTATCGACACCGAAGCCAAGGCTGGCGCTGCTGCTCCGGCAGCCGAAGCACCGAAGGCTGCTGCCGCTGCTCCGGCACCGGTTGCCGCCGCTGCTGCTCCGGCAGGTACGGCCAGCCCGTCGGCGCGCAAGATCCTTGACGAAAAGGGTGTTGCTGCTGCTGATGTTGCCGGCTCCGGTCGTGGTGGCCGCGTCACCAAGGAAGATGCCGTTGCTGCCGCGCCGAAGGCTGGTCCGGTTGCTGCACCGGCTGCCGCCAAGGCTGCCATGCCGACGCCGCCGGTTGCTGTTGCCCTGGGCGACCGTACCGAACAGCGCGTGCCGATGTCCCGTCTGCGTGCCCGTATCGCCGAGCGTCTGCTGCAATCCCAGCAAACCAACGCCATTCTGACCACGTTCAACGAAGTGAACATGGGTCCGATGATGGCGCTGCGCAAGCAGTACGGCGAGAAGTTCGAAAAGGCGCACGGTGTCCGCCTCGGCTTCATGGGCTTCTTCGTCAAGGCCGCTTGTGCTGCCCTGCAGAAGTTCCCGGTCCTCAACGCATCGGTTGATGGCAACGACATTGTCTATCACGGTTACATCGACATCGGTATTGCCGTCGGTTCGCCGCGTGGCCTGGTTGTGCCGATCATCCGCAATGCTGATCAGATGAGCATCGCCGAAATCGAAAAGAAGATTGCCGAATTCGGCGCCAAGGCCAAGGATGGCAAGCTGTCCATCGAAGACCTGACCGGCGGTACCTTCTCGATCTCGAATGGCGGCATCTTCGGTTCGATGATGTCCACCCCGATCATCAATCCGCCGCAATCCGCGATCCTCGGCATTCACGCCACCAAGGACCGCGCCATGGTTGAAAACGGTCAAGTGGTCGTGCGCCCGATGAACTATCTGGCCATGTCCTACGACCACCGCATCATCGACGGCCGCGAAGCCGTTCTTGGTCTGGTGACCATGAAGGAAGCTCTGGAAGATCCTTCCCGTCTGCTCCTCGGCGTCTAA